Sequence from the Phragmites australis chromosome 11, lpPhrAust1.1, whole genome shotgun sequence genome:
CTCCTCACCTCCTCACTCCTTATTTTATAGTACAAAATGGCGTAACGACGCacaaaaaagaaagcaacatgcatgcatatcgGCCATTTACGCATAAAGCAAACACCGAAGCGACGGTGACGCGACAAAAGCAGGACATGACAGCCGGTCCcgaccatattcgacacacgaggTGCTGAATATCGCACCGTagcctatattcggcacctcatgtgccaaatACAACTGATATTCAACACATGAGATGTTGAATATGGGATATAGTGCCATTTTCAGTAcctcgtgtgtcgaatatggccgAGCCAGCTTTTTTGGCATATGATGTATCAaaagtcaattttcggtaaataagttgccgaatacggatgctaaaattgtaaatatgataatatgttatctatttcaataaatacggTTGCGTATATTATCTAATATTGGATTtttgccatatatatatatatatatatatatatatatatatatatatatatatatatatatatatcaagtgTTTCCTAGGTGTTAATCTATGTATTTCTATGTGTTTTCTAGGGCTGAAAATAGGTTAAATTTTTCCCGCCCACTCGATCGTCCTAACCATTTTAGATGCTAATCGGATCTCGGATAacagatattaaaaaaatatcagataCCGAATTGGATCTTAGATAGTTGTATTGGatatcgaattcggatataggAGTCAGATATCCATATCGGATATCAAAAATAAAATTGGATATATCCGAAGACTATGCGATAACTATCCGAACCTATCTTCTGAAGCTTATAACTTCTCATACGGAACCGGATGGAGACGATACTTATATAAAATTTTCAGTTCTGGATGAGATTTACAAGTTTGTAGTTGattcttttttcatttaaagttattaatatgtttaaataattaatagaagctTCAGTCAATATATTAAGTACTCATAACTTCTCTGCTTTTGCTTAAACATAACTCATTTCATGAAAGTATATTACTTATTAGCTTCATTAGATCTCTAATGTAGTTGAGTtttacatacatatatagaaTGATAAAACATCATAACGTATGCAATATATATGATTGTTGATTTTACTCAATACCTAAAGAAATATTTGTAACCGATATTATCTACATCTAGCTCATCATATATTCAACCTATATTTATAACCGAAACTATTTACATTCGTATCTATATTTGATTTCATCTATGTTTGGTTCTGATCCGATTACAGGCTGGTGTTTCCTGCGCTTCAGAGACTGAAATTTTGGCCGTTAACGTCGGTTGAGGTGTGCACTCCTGTTTTCATCCTTTCTCTGGAGGAGATTACtgtaccttttctttttgggaGGAAATTGTTGTCGTAAGTAGGATCACCCTTGCATGACAATGAGACATGTGCAGCTTAATTGTCATGAGTGTTGGTAATCAGGTTTGCGAAAAAGGTAACTTTCTTCGAAATGGTAAAAAGATAACACATGAAGAACAGTAATCCAGACTACCAACTTTATATGGATCcttaggtcatctccagcagaatCGGCATTTCTAAGATCCAACTGCTACAGTGATTTGCAGGGTACTGCTCTAGCAGAGTCGGTATCcggtactgtttacagaggctgacagcggatccggagagagaaaaagtaTAGTAGAAAGTAGAAAATAGGTAgatgctggagataaaaaaataaaagatactgtaataatgataggggatactataataatattttagaggatgaaaatttaaaatagctACTAGAGATGATCTTACCAAATCGTCGCTCTATCTCTTCGTATATTAATAAGCCAAGTAATTTTCACCTCGAAGTGAACAACGTTCATGTGCAGTGAGCTGCACGGACTACTTTTGCTGGTCATACATATCCACATTGTGAGTGTACGTCAACTTCGAAAGATCAACCCACAATTGCTTGTTTCTTAATCCTAGCAACCCAGTTTCGCAAATCCCtaggttctagccatttagtcCACTGTAGTCGACAGTGGGATTTAAGAAGTTAacattcattttattttatctttcgGAACGAGACGATTGGCTATTGTTCAATTTCAATGCAGGTGGGGGTTAGCCCGGATGAGTGGATATGTATTGTTCAATTTTAAGCATATATAATCCCAGCCCACGGGTTTCGATCCCAGCAAATTCATATAAAACAATGGACAGGCATAGTTCTCTGGGAATTTCTAGAACCGGATATCCTTAGCTCTAAACATTCATAGAGCTAAATATATACGTACATCAAAGCATTCGGTGAGCTATTTTATAATAGAGACTTAGCCTACAAACTCTGTATCTAGAGCTGAGAGTTGGAACTCTACCAAATATAACCTAAATAACCAACCAAACTTTAGCGGAAACCTGACTTCCATACTCAACTAGATAAGTAAGGTGTCCCACTATTAACTTGGGCTATGCAATGTCCAGGAGACATCTATACTCAGTTTAACCTTatactatttttattcttttttacttgtcgTTTATGACATTGTATGGTCTCTAACACATACTCATTccgattgtaaatataggtTATTTTAGACTTATACACAATTATTAAGAAAGTAGACCAAATGATTTTAttgtcttttatttattctgtattgaaaaagataacttatttatttatgagagtagtagtatttattaaaaaaagataatacaagaacaaaagagaaaaaaaatgcatagaagtttgagaataacttatatttagaaaataattgaggagactaaaatgacctacatttgcaaccagaggggGTATATTTTAGCATTactttttataatattttcttAGTAAAAACTACTAATAATAAAACCATATGAAAGGAATAATTTTCATGGTAAATccattcatatttttttcatgtgtCAAATCCAAACTATTTTATGTGTATTAGTGGTAAAAAAATTAAGGTTTGTTACATGCATTTTAAAGTAACatcgtttttaaaaaaaactagtactATTTTAGCTAGGTTGCGCGTAGCTTACATTCATTAACATGAGATTTTGTTTTAGCTAGTTCTAGGTGAGACAGGAAGTAGGCACGGCACAAGGCAACCCGATGCTCAGCCCGACTTAAGTCCCACCACTAGTTCTAGGCACACATTCCATATCAATTTCAATTAATTACTTTTGCAATTTATAGGACACCTTTTCGGCCCAAATTTGAGTGTCTTCCTTTTCTCATGAAAATAGTCCCCCGCCCCCTAAAAAAATAACTTACTACGCCATCGTCCTAGTAACCATTTCCAATCACATCTGTTAAAacatttcaaaagaaaaaaatagtaacCATTTTCACTGCCTCTATCTGTCCATGGCTGGTCAACTCTTCTCgtaaatataataataataataataataaacagTGATCCAACAATACGAATCTTTATAACCATCCCTATCTCCATCCAGATCTTGACATCACTGCAGTCTAACCAAGTACAACATGTCGATGCCCAAGCTTGCCACCATGCGTCTGTACGTCCTCGCCGTCTCAGTGCTACTGTCAATGGCAGTGCAGGAGTGCGCAGCGCAACGGAGCAGCGGTGACCACTCTCCCCTGGTCGCCCCCCTCGCCAAGGACCCCGCCACCTCCCTCTACACCATCTCCATCAAGGACGGCGGCGCGCCGCTAGTCATAGATCTCGCCGGCCCGCTCGTCTGGTCCACGTGCCCGCCGGCCCACCAGACGTTCCCCTGCGGCTCCCGCGAGTGCGCCGCCGCCAACGGGGTCAGCTCGCCGCTGGGCTGCGACAACGCCGACGACGGTACTGACGGAGGCCGGCATGATAATAGGCGGCCGTACTGCAGCTGCACCGCGCACCCCTGCAGACCGACCACCTCCGGCCGGCCGTGCGCGACGGGAGATCTCACGACCTTCGCGATGTCGGCCAACGCCACCGACGGCCGGAGCACGCTGTACCCGGTGTCGTTCACCGCCGTGGGCGCGTGCGCGCCGGACCGCCTGCTGCGGTCGCTCCCCGCGGGCGCCGCCGGCGTCGCTGGGTTCGGGCGCGCGGCGCTGTCCCTGCCGTCGCAGCTGGCCGCGCGGCGCGGGTTCGGGCGCAGGTTCGCGGTGTGCCTGCCGGGCGTGGTCGTGTTCGGGAGCACCCCGATCTACCTCAAGTACTATCCTGTCGAGCTCACGGCCACCATCGCGTTCACGCCGCTCGCCAAGAACCCCCGGAGAGGCGGGTACTATCTACCCGTCAAGGACATCTCCGTGGTCTGGGACGGCGTAACCACCCCGGCGTCCCTCCCGCCGCGCGCACTAGAGATCGACGCCTGGaccggccgcggcggcgtcaCGCTGAGCACCGTGCAGCGGTACACGACCATGCGCGCCGACGTGTACCGGCCCTTCATCCGGGCGTTCAACGCGAGCATCGGCAAGCCAGGGTACGTCAAgtcggtggcggcggtggcgccgtTCGAGCTGTGCTACGACACGTACTCGTTGCGGCGGCTGAAGCGGACCGGTTGGAACGTGCCGACGATCCACCTGGAGCTGGGCGCGGGCGCCTCGATGAACTGGATGGTGAACAACGGAAACTCCATGGTGCAGATGGGGGACCGCACGGTGTGCCTCGCCTTCGTCGAGATGGGGCCGGAAGCGGGGTACGgcacgccggcgccggcggttGTGATCGGCACGTACCAGTTGGAGGACAACCTGCTGGTGTTCGACGAGGACAAAGAGGTGCTGCACTTCAGCGGCCTTCTCTGGGGCTCCGGGGCCACCTGCAGCGGCTTCAACTTCACCTTGGCTAGCTAGTAGTTCAGTACGCATTAGGCAGGCAGGCATGTGTGGTCTGTGTTAATTTTTCTAAGGGTTATTTAACTTTTTTGTCACTTTTTAAAGTGGCAATTTATATTCTCATTGATATGTGAGGTTATTAAGTCCCTAAAACCAAAGTGATTAATTTTTGTATAACCCACTCCATAAAAATGATAAATAGTTAAATATCTCACTTTTGGGGTCCAATCCTCATATTCTTCGTAAACCTAAATGAGCTCGATTTCAAGAGTTAGATTAGAGGTTTCGGAATTTAGGAGTCTTCCATGGCTGCCAAACTTAGATGAGACTTAGAGAGAGGTAGATAGGTCAGACGAAGGAGCGGTGGCGGATGCAAGGTGGAGCAGTGAGGCGACAGACCGTTGGTGGGCCAATGCCGGGTAGTAGAGCTCTAAAATGGaactttttgttttgtttttaaaaaagtgTTGACTTTCCTCATCGGCTTAGAGCGTCCCTGACCATTATAGCTAGTTGGTAACTACAATGTCCCCGTGTTACTGTCACGTCAACTAGAGATAGCTACTTAACAATCTAACTTTAGCACAAACCCcaaaagtagccaaagaccCCACATGGCAGTAGTATTGTATTAGTTCGTCTACAGTCTATGTCGTGCTCTCACCCCCTCACCCATTGGCAACCGCCCACAGCCAAGCCGGCGATAGCACGGTGCATGCGACCAATGTGGCCCGATTTCTCATCCTCCACCACAAGCCAGCCCGACAACCCCACCCGAACCACCACAAGTCGACCGCAGCCCCCTTATCGACGACCGTATTAGGCGGATCAATGCCCCGACGCTACGAGAGGTTCAACGCAGATGAGGACTCCTCCGCGGTGCACATCCATTTGAGAGGGGGAAAGAAGATGAGAGCGACACGCATGGGTCCACCGAGCATGGGAGTGCATTCTATCGCCTATCGCTAGGTCAAATGCTAGCATGTTCTTTattctccccctccctctctcctccaaGTGCCTAGAAATCCAAGTCACTAAAAAGTAGCAATGGTGGTAATTTATGTTAAACTAATTAAGTGTCTATGAGTtgtaacgaaaatataaatattaaatatggtAACATTAAACACAATCTCAAGATGTGGATGTGTCATGAGAGTATCACCGAACGAATATATTGGCAGCGATgctgtagtttgatttcagataagaTTAAAAAGATAAAgagattatctgctaatttatattctaattttttatttttattagtaaaatcgGTCTCATATCCGTAGACGGTAATCGAGGCTGGGAGGGTGGAGGACGAAGATGGATAGtaaaagtgagtaaattatttgaattttaaaggtttttattagataagaggTGAGTATGAAAAAATATGACGTAAGAATTAGCTCGTGTATTATACGGTAGAGATAGAGATTGTGCAATGTAGATTTTCCTTTCCATGCATGCCGAATCCCAATGGCGGGAATAATCTTTTGGAGTAGACGACCGATTTAAGTatgtttgttttaattttgattATACCCAAAATAAGAAGTCTGGACAAATAGAAGTCTCTGAAACGATTCGAAAATCTTCTAGCACTAAATCCACAAAGTAGATTAGGACTCTGCGTGTTAAAGTTATGAGGTCGCAACCGAAGTTCGGTGAAAACTACCGAGAATTCCTATACGACGGGCGGTCATTTTAAGCCCCCAAAATGGATATTGCCATGGCGCTCTATTATTGGTCGAGGCAGATGGGGAGGGGAAAATTTGTTGAGAGTTTCTGAATTTCAAATGCATTTTCTCTCAAGACATACATTCAATTAGAAAATCATTTGAATTGTAGTGTTATTTACAATTAAACAAAACAAGATatgtgttgattttttttaaaaaaatgagtaTAGTATTTGAACAATTTAAATATACTATTCAACAAATCTCATacagaattttgattttgtctTTGCACATAGTTAAATTAGGTTTCATAGATTATTGAATCAAGAGTTTTAAATTGTTGAGTGCATATGGTAGGTGCTTCAGCAAATCACATATAAAATTCTGAACATACTTTTGCCAATTGTTGTATTATGTTTTAAAAATTGTTGAACCAAGTGTATGAAAAGCAAAATGTTAGAAGCTTAGACCACGGCAAATTAATCATATGGATtagagaaaaacaaaaaggaCAAAAATAGCATGTCGTTTCAGGCTAACTAACTCACGTTGGATATATATAGAAGGTCccacaaaaccaacaaaatcctATATGGCGGGTGAACGACCATTTCCCTCAAAACAGTCGATGACATAGGGCTTGCAGCTGGGCGTGGTGAGTGGTgaggagattttttttaacttcaaaTGCATTTAATGcccatttaatatttttttcaatattttgtatGTAATTAATGCAATGAAATAAGATCTATATTGAATAGCATGTTTCATTTATCTTTTCTGTTTTTAAAAAGTTGATTTCTATGGAATTTTCAAAACATGTTTACTAGAACGATTCAATTTCTCTTGTGGAACTTTGTTTATATACTATggaacttttcaaacttttgGCTGATCAACATTGGCATCTTATGCATGGAACTCCAAAATATACCTCATAGAACTTGTCAATATTTTTTATGGGCTTCCCTTGGTCGTGGAACAACTAGATCTCGATTATCCTCACCACGACAAGTATGAGGATCTTGTTGAATGTGATGTAGGGGCGTCGTATATGCATGGTCGCGGCCTTCGTCAAGGTGACCCTTTGTCACCCATGCTTTTCCTCTTGTCGTGGTGTTTGAATGGACTTATCAGGAAAGCGGATGTTGCAGCCCTTTTTCGCCAATTGCCCATCGCGCCATCATTCACTGGCTATCGCTGTACACCAATGACATGGTCGCTAATGATCTCACCCTGATGCGGGATATTCTCTTGTGCTTTGAGGGAGCTTCCGGCTTGGCAACAAATTTGTCCAAATGCCACATCACCCCCATTTGGTGCACCAGGAG
This genomic interval carries:
- the LOC133885554 gene encoding chitinase CLP-like; its protein translation is MSMPKLATMRLYVLAVSVLLSMAVQECAAQRSSGDHSPLVAPLAKDPATSLYTISIKDGGAPLVIDLAGPLVWSTCPPAHQTFPCGSRECAAANGVSSPLGCDNADDGTDGGRHDNRRPYCSCTAHPCRPTTSGRPCATGDLTTFAMSANATDGRSTLYPVSFTAVGACAPDRLLRSLPAGAAGVAGFGRAALSLPSQLAARRGFGRRFAVCLPGVVVFGSTPIYLKYYPVELTATIAFTPLAKNPRRGGYYLPVKDISVVWDGVTTPASLPPRALEIDAWTGRGGVTLSTVQRYTTMRADVYRPFIRAFNASIGKPGYVKSVAAVAPFELCYDTYSLRRLKRTGWNVPTIHLELGAGASMNWMVNNGNSMVQMGDRTVCLAFVEMGPEAGYGTPAPAVVIGTYQLEDNLLVFDEDKEVLHFSGLLWGSGATCSGFNFTLAS